Proteins co-encoded in one Colletes latitarsis isolate SP2378_abdomen chromosome 13, iyColLati1, whole genome shotgun sequence genomic window:
- the Black gene encoding glutamate decarboxylase-like protein black, whose product MPANEETLGDSSQQTVPRTTENFLEKVSGNSVAVNEFQKSSSRSSEEENEVERLEDYSGIVAEENSEEDDWYKSLPTRKLHEKFMRRFVDLLLEEAIFEGVSRKNRVVEWMEPSELRSAIDLTLSNQGVSHEELLLLARNVIKYSVKTGHPRFVNQLYSSVDPYGLLGQWMTDALNPSVYTYEVSPVFSLMEEELLREMRKMVGWKDGRGDGIFCPGGSIANGYAINLARHYRFPHLKSLGLSNSGKLIIFTSQDAHYSIKKLSAFLGIGSDNVYDIKTDNLGKMSVSDLEIQINKAIADGATPFMVSATAGTTVLGAYDPLREITAVCRKHNLWLHVDAAWGGGVLVSRKHRHLLDGVDLADSVTWNPHKLLAAPQQCSTLLLRHQGLLEAAHGSHASYLFQPDKFYDSSQDSGDKHVQCGRRADVLKFWFMWKAKGTLGLEKHIDRVFELSQYFKNFVKHRKGFKLLLEPECTNVCFWYVPPSARHLGTEELEIVMQKIGPKVKERMMKDGTMMISYQPLREMPNFFRLVLQNSALTERDMRFFAKEIERIAGDLEEIL is encoded by the exons ATGCCTGCGAACGAGGAAACTCTAGGCGATTCCTCGCAACAGACTGTGCCTCGAACGACAGAAAATTTCTTAGAGAAAGTCTCTGGGAATTCCGTAGCAGTTAATGAATTCCAGAAGAGTTCATCTCGCTCCAGCGAAGAAGAAAATGAAGTTGAACGTCTAGAGGATTATTCGGGTATCGTTGCCGAGGAAAATAGTGAAGAAGACGACTGGTACAAGAGTTTGCCCACGCGAAAACTGCATGAGAAGTTCATGAGGAGATTCGTCGATCTGCTCTTGGAAGAAGCAATTTTTGAG GGAGTTTCGAGGAAGAATCGCGTGGTGGAGTGGATGGAGCCCAGCGAGCTTCGTTCAGCCATCGATCTAACTCTTTCAAACCAAGGAGTTTCTCACGAAGAATTACTTTTGCTTGCTCGTAACGTGATTAAGTACAGCGTGAAAACGGGCCATCCCCGATTCGTGAATCAGCTGTACTCCAGCGTGGATCCCTATGGACTCCTGGGACAATGGATGACTGATGCTTTGAATCCATCCGTGTATACCTACGAGGTCTCCCCGGTCTTTTCTCTGATGGAAGAAGAGCTTCTAAGAGAGATGAGGAAGATGGTCGGTTGGAAGGATGGCAGAGGCGATGGAATATTCTGTCCAGGTGGTTCTATAGCCAACGGATATGCTATAAATTTAGCGCGTCATTACAG GTTTCCCCATCTGAAGTCTCTGGGTTTATCCAATTCTGGCAAGCTAATAATCTTCACATCCCAGGACGCCCATTATTCGATAAAAAAGCTCAGCGCGTTTCTTGGAATAGGCTCGGACAATGTCTATGATATAAAAACCGACAACCTAGGAAAAATGAGTGTCTCGGACCTAGAAATACAAATCAACAAGGCCATCGCCGACGGTGCAACACCCTTTATGGTCTCTGCTACGGCTGGGACGACAGTTCTAGGTGCCTATGATCCTCTTAGAGAAATAACAGCCGTCTGCAGAAAACATAATCTTTGGTTGCACGTGGATGCCGCTTGGGGCGGTGGAGTACTAGTCTCCAGGAAGCACAGACACCTTCTGGACGGCGTCGATTTGGCGGATTCTGTCACCTGGAACCCTCACAAGCTCCTTGCAGCTCCGCAGCAGTGCTCCACGTTGCTTTTGCGCCACCAGGGCCTCCTGGAAGCCGCCCATGGCTCCCACGCTAGCTACTTGTTCCAACCTGACAAATTCTACGATTCCAGTCAGGACTCTGGCGACAAACACGTCCAATGCGGCCGTAGAGCGGACGTGTTGAAATTCTGGTTCATGTGGAAGGCAAAGGGAACACTGGGACTTGAGAAACACATCGACCGCGTCTTCGAGTTGTCtcagtattttaaaaattttgtaaaacacaGAAAAGGTTTTAAATTACTTTTAGAACCGGAATGCACAAACGTTTGTTTCTGGTACGTGCCTCCGTCGGCGAGACACTTGGGAACGGAAGAATTGGAGATAGTGATGCAGAAAATCGGACCTAAGGTCAAGGAACGAATGATGAAGGATGGGACCATGATGATTAGTTATCAACCGTTGAGAGAGATGCCTAACTTTTTTAGACTCGTTCTACAGAACTCTGCTCTTACAGAAAGGGATATGAGGTTCTTTGCGAAGGAGATTGAGAGGATCGCCGGGGATTTAGAGGAGATTCTGTGA
- the LOC143349366 gene encoding uncharacterized protein LOC143349366 yields MENQPLNQGTDKPPLYSDVFSETTITSKPPSEYSSTQGRGILPPGYYPSVPGTNTSNYVTSYGSTQSATVTIPETILVGVCPACRMGIMEDDYTCLGLLCAIMFFPIGILCCLMLKTRRCSNCGVYFD; encoded by the exons ATGGAGAATCAGCCACTGAATCAAGGAACTGACAAGCCTCCACTTTATTCCGACGTTTTTTCAGAAA CAACCATTACATCGAAACCACCTTCTGAATACAGTTCCACGCAAGGAAGAGGTATTTTGCCACCTGGTTATTACCCCAGTGTTCCTGGAACTAATACCTCCAACTATGTAACGTCTTATGGTTCCACCCAATCTGCTACAGTTACCATACCAGAGACCATCTTGGTCGGTGTCTGTCCTGCTTGCAGA ATGGGTATAATGGAAGACGATTATACGTGTCTGGGACTCTTGTGCGCAATTATGTTCTTCCCCATTGGAATACTTTGCTGCCTGATGTTAAAGACACGACGTTGTTCCAATTGTGGAGTTTACTTCGACTGA